From Salvelinus namaycush isolate Seneca chromosome 2, SaNama_1.0, whole genome shotgun sequence, one genomic window encodes:
- the LOC120027776 gene encoding transcription factor LBX1-like has protein sequence MTSKEVAKCDAVENRRRSPLDHLPPPANSNKPLTPFSIQDILNKPSVKRSYTICGTAHLISSAEKHRSSSISALSNRALLTQTSPLCALEELASKTFKGLEVSVLQAAEGRDGMTLFGQRNTPKKRRKSRTAFTNHQIYELEKRFLYQKYLSPADRDQIAQQLGLTNAQVITWFQNRRAKLKRDLEEMKADVESAKTIGDGVVPLEKLAKLADLEKCANGTLGHHPRADSPAQNGGREYELARKLRMSPLSPFSDHTTSKECSEDDEDLEIDVDD, from the exons ATGACATCCAAAGAAGTCGCCAAATGTGATGCGGTCGAGAATAGGAGGCGAAGTCCGTTGGACCATCTTCCTCCGCCTGCAAACTCGAATAAGCCACTGACACCGTTCAGTATCCAAGACATTCTCAACAAACCCTCCGTGAAACGAAGTTACACCATTTGTGGGACAGCACACCTGATTTCATCCGCTGAGAAACACCGTTCCTCCAGCATCTCTGCTCTGTCCAACCGGGCACTGCTCACACAAACCTCACCACTCTGCGCCCTGGAAGAACTAGCTAGCAAAACCTTCAAGGGGCTCGAAGTTAGCGTGCTACAAGCAGCTGAAG GGAGAGACGGAATGACACTCTTTGGGCAAAGAAACACCCCGAAGAAGCGAAGGAAGTCCAGGACTGCCTTCACCAACCACCAAATCTACGAATTAGAGAAAAGATTCCTGTATCAGAAATATTTGTCTCCCGCTGACCGAGACCAAATCGCCCAACAATTGGGTCTAACGAACGCCCAAGTCATCACGTGGTTCCAGAACAGGAGAGCCAAACTAAAGCGAGATCTGGAAGAGATGAAGGCCGACGTGGAGTCGGCCAAAACTATAGGTGACGGTGTTGTACCTCTTGAGAAACTCGCCAAGCTCGCTGACCTCGAGAAATGCGCCAATGGAACACTCGGACATCACCCGCGAGCCGATTCTCCCGCGCAGAATGGCGGACGAGAGTACGAGCTCGCTCGCAAGCTGCGGATGTCCCCCCTGTCGCCATTTTCAGACCACACAACAAGTAAAGAATGCTCAGAGGACGACGAAGACCTAGAAATTGATGTGGATGACTGA